The following proteins are co-located in the Arctopsyche grandis isolate Sample6627 chromosome 3, ASM5162203v2, whole genome shotgun sequence genome:
- the Trs23 gene encoding trafficking protein particle complex subunit 4-like protein Trs23 yields the protein MVIYGVYIVSKSGGLIFHQEHNMPRVETEKTFSYPLDLQLSQDNKKIVVAFGQRDNINVGHVLLAVNGVPVIEKQTEDGRDVLEILEKKENYPLNLKFGRPKMTTNEKIFLASMFYPLFAIASQLSPEPKSSGIETLEADTFKLYCFQTLTGVKFMVVTEPSQPGMDIILRRIYELYSDYALKNPFYSLEMPIRCELFETNLQTMIETVEKSGIASV from the exons ATGGTGATATACGGTGTTTACATCGTAAGCAAGTCTGGTGGTTTGATATTTCATCAAGAGCATAATATGCCCCGTGTGGAAACTGAGAAAACTTTTAGCTATCCATTAGATTTGCAATTATCTCAAGACAATAAAAAGATTGTCGTTGCTTTTGGTCAACGTGATAATATAAATG TCGGACATGTATTGCTCGCGGTGAATGGAGTGCCAGTTATAGAGAAACAAACAGAGGATGGACGTGATGTTTTagaaatattggaaaagaaaGAAAACTATCCATTGAATCTTAAATTCGGTCGTCCAAAAATGACCaccaatgaaaaaatatttttagctaGTATGTTTTATCCATTGTTTGCTATCGCTAGTCAACTGAGTCCAGAGCCTAAAAGCTCAGGAATAGAAACATTGGAGGCAGatactttcaaattatattgtttTCAAACATTAACAG GTGTGAAATTTATGGTCGTGACAGAACCGAGTCAACCAGGCATGGATATTATATTGAGAAGAATATATGAACTTTACTCTGATTATGCATTGAAAAATCCGTTTTATTCACTTGAAATGCCCATTAGATGTGAATTATTTGAAACCAATTTACAAACCATGATTGAAACGGTAGAAAAATCTGGAATTGCAAGTGTTTAA
- the LOC143909682 gene encoding WD repeat-containing protein 26 isoform X2, with protein sequence MEESGCHLEHPAAATFRQHVLQGDWTKADHDLQQLHELLENDVDANSLVEMKFLLLEQKYLEYLEAGRALDALHVLRNELTPLQHHTPRVHQLSSYMMCSDNRDLYHRTKWTGAGAVSRGRVLERVQNHLPARVMLPPARLMALLGQALALQAQRCRYHTSAPTSPSPLHTTLLQDHNCPRERFPMHPIQILNDHCDEVWFCKFSPDGLKLATGSKDTTVIIWDVDPQTLRLTQRKTLEGHLFGASFLAWSPNSNYLIVVGPEDCHELWIWNMETDELAFKMSHSRDDSLTAVAWHRDGNKFVTGGMRGQFYQCNLEGTILYSWEGVRVNALACPADGRTVLAADTHHRVRSYDFEDLTDSNLIQEEHPVMAFNLNPSGTLALLNVATQGVNLWDISARALVRRYRGLSQGHFTIHSCFGGANQDFIASGSEDNKVYIWHIRGEEPIATLSGHSRTVNCVSWNPVYHGLLASASDDCTVRLWGPASAAIHD encoded by the exons ATGGAAGAATCCGGATGTCATTTGGAGCATCCCGCTGCTGCGACGTTTCGACAACACGTTCTCCAAGGTGACTGGACGAAGGCCGACCACGACTTGCAACAATTACACGAGCTTCTAGAAAACGACGTAGATGCTAATAGTCTTGTG GAGATGAAGTTTTTATTGTTAGAGCAAAAGTACTTGGAATATTTAGAGGCGGGTAGAGCTTTGGATGCTTTACATGTCTTACGAAACGAATTGACCCCGTTGCAGCATCACACGCCGCGTGTACACCAATTATCTTCCTATATGATGTGTTCTGACAATCGTGATTTGTATCATAGGACTAAATG GACTGGAGCGGGAGCTGTGTCAAGAGGCCGGGTATTAGAACGTGTGCAGAATCACTTGCCTGCACGCGTTATGTTACCTCCGGCGAGACTGATGGCATTGCTCGGCCAGGCTTTGGCTTTGCAAGCACAGCGTTGTCGGTATCACACTAGCGCTCCTACGAGTCCATCTCCGCTTCACACTACCTTACTTCAAGATCACAACTGCCCTAGAGAGCGTTTCCCTATGCACCCCATTCAA ATATTAAATGATCATTGTGATGAAGTTTGGTTTTGTAAATTTTCACCTGATGGGTTAAAACTTGCCACCGGTTCCAAGGACACAACTGTTATAATATGGGATGTCGATCCACAAACGCTCAGACTTACTCAAAG AAAAACTTTGGAGGGACATTTATTTGGAGCGTCATTTTTGGCTTGGAGTCCAAACTCAAATTATCTTATCGTAGTAGGTCCTGAAGATTGCCATGAACTTTGGATATGGAATATGGAG ACTGATGAACTTGCTTTCAAAATGTCCCATTCTAGAGATGATAGTTTAACTGCGGTTGCTTGGCATCGTGATGGTAATAAATTTGTTACAGGTGGAATGCGTGGACAATTTTATCAATGTAATTTGGAG GGCACAATTTTGTACAGTTGGGAAGGTGTTAGAGTAAATGCCTTGGCATGTCCTGCTGACGGTCGAACAGTTCTAGCTGCAGATACACATCATAGAGTACGATCTTATGACTTTGAAGATCTCACAGATAGTAATTT AATTCAGGAAGAGCACCCCGTAATGGCTTTTAATTTGAATCCTTCTGGTACTTTAGCATTATTAAACGTGGCTACCCAAGGTGTTAATTTATGGGATATTAGTGCACGTGCGCTTGTTCGAAGATACAGAGGCCTTAGTCAAGGACATTTTACTATTCATAGTTGTTTTGGAGGTGCCAATCAGGACTTTATTGCTAGTGGTAGCGAAGATAACAAG GTTTATATTTGGCATATACGTGGAGAGGAGCCTATTGCGACATTATCCGGTCACAGTCGTACAGTTAACTGTGTTAGTTGGAATCCTGTATATCATGGACTTTTGGCAAGTGCTTCTGATGATTGTACTGTACGATTATGGGGTCCAGCTTCTGCCGCTATACATGACTGA
- the LOC143909682 gene encoding WD repeat-containing protein 26 isoform X1 codes for MHRNGLPPQVNGDEAGGGGGGGGGGAQSPSANAAAPAPPPDRLQLDQTNQEIVRLIGQHLKSVGLERSAAQLMEESGCHLEHPAAATFRQHVLQGDWTKADHDLQQLHELLENDVDANSLVEMKFLLLEQKYLEYLEAGRALDALHVLRNELTPLQHHTPRVHQLSSYMMCSDNRDLYHRTKWTGAGAVSRGRVLERVQNHLPARVMLPPARLMALLGQALALQAQRCRYHTSAPTSPSPLHTTLLQDHNCPRERFPMHPIQILNDHCDEVWFCKFSPDGLKLATGSKDTTVIIWDVDPQTLRLTQRKTLEGHLFGASFLAWSPNSNYLIVVGPEDCHELWIWNMETDELAFKMSHSRDDSLTAVAWHRDGNKFVTGGMRGQFYQCNLEGTILYSWEGVRVNALACPADGRTVLAADTHHRVRSYDFEDLTDSNLIQEEHPVMAFNLNPSGTLALLNVATQGVNLWDISARALVRRYRGLSQGHFTIHSCFGGANQDFIASGSEDNKVYIWHIRGEEPIATLSGHSRTVNCVSWNPVYHGLLASASDDCTVRLWGPASAAIHD; via the exons ATGCATCGCAACGGACTGCCGCCGCAGGTCAACGGCGACGAGGctggagggggagggggagggggcggAGGGGGCGCGCAGAGCCCCTCCGCCAACGCCGCCGCCCCCGCGCCCCCACCCGACCGCCTGCAGCTCGACCAGACCAATCAAGAGATAGTCAGGCTCATAGGACAACACCTCAAATCTGTCGGACTCGA ACGAAGTGCCGCCCAGCTGATGGAAGAATCCGGATGTCATTTGGAGCATCCCGCTGCTGCGACGTTTCGACAACACGTTCTCCAAGGTGACTGGACGAAGGCCGACCACGACTTGCAACAATTACACGAGCTTCTAGAAAACGACGTAGATGCTAATAGTCTTGTG GAGATGAAGTTTTTATTGTTAGAGCAAAAGTACTTGGAATATTTAGAGGCGGGTAGAGCTTTGGATGCTTTACATGTCTTACGAAACGAATTGACCCCGTTGCAGCATCACACGCCGCGTGTACACCAATTATCTTCCTATATGATGTGTTCTGACAATCGTGATTTGTATCATAGGACTAAATG GACTGGAGCGGGAGCTGTGTCAAGAGGCCGGGTATTAGAACGTGTGCAGAATCACTTGCCTGCACGCGTTATGTTACCTCCGGCGAGACTGATGGCATTGCTCGGCCAGGCTTTGGCTTTGCAAGCACAGCGTTGTCGGTATCACACTAGCGCTCCTACGAGTCCATCTCCGCTTCACACTACCTTACTTCAAGATCACAACTGCCCTAGAGAGCGTTTCCCTATGCACCCCATTCAA ATATTAAATGATCATTGTGATGAAGTTTGGTTTTGTAAATTTTCACCTGATGGGTTAAAACTTGCCACCGGTTCCAAGGACACAACTGTTATAATATGGGATGTCGATCCACAAACGCTCAGACTTACTCAAAG AAAAACTTTGGAGGGACATTTATTTGGAGCGTCATTTTTGGCTTGGAGTCCAAACTCAAATTATCTTATCGTAGTAGGTCCTGAAGATTGCCATGAACTTTGGATATGGAATATGGAG ACTGATGAACTTGCTTTCAAAATGTCCCATTCTAGAGATGATAGTTTAACTGCGGTTGCTTGGCATCGTGATGGTAATAAATTTGTTACAGGTGGAATGCGTGGACAATTTTATCAATGTAATTTGGAG GGCACAATTTTGTACAGTTGGGAAGGTGTTAGAGTAAATGCCTTGGCATGTCCTGCTGACGGTCGAACAGTTCTAGCTGCAGATACACATCATAGAGTACGATCTTATGACTTTGAAGATCTCACAGATAGTAATTT AATTCAGGAAGAGCACCCCGTAATGGCTTTTAATTTGAATCCTTCTGGTACTTTAGCATTATTAAACGTGGCTACCCAAGGTGTTAATTTATGGGATATTAGTGCACGTGCGCTTGTTCGAAGATACAGAGGCCTTAGTCAAGGACATTTTACTATTCATAGTTGTTTTGGAGGTGCCAATCAGGACTTTATTGCTAGTGGTAGCGAAGATAACAAG GTTTATATTTGGCATATACGTGGAGAGGAGCCTATTGCGACATTATCCGGTCACAGTCGTACAGTTAACTGTGTTAGTTGGAATCCTGTATATCATGGACTTTTGGCAAGTGCTTCTGATGATTGTACTGTACGATTATGGGGTCCAGCTTCTGCCGCTATACATGACTGA